The Acidobacteriota bacterium genomic interval GCGCGCTGGAACATGCCCTCGGTGAGGAAGAAGGGCGCGCGCTCGCGGACGATGGTCTCGAGGTCTGCGAACGGCTCGATGGCGACGATGGCGCTGACGCGCGGCGCGTCCTCGGCCGCCTGCAGTGCGACAGCGCCGCCGAGCGACGCGCCGAAGAGCACGATCGGCCCCGACGGAAGTGTGTCGAGCACGCGGCGCAGGTCCTGCTTCTCGTAGAACCCGTACGTGCACGCGTCGCCCTCCGACTCCCCGTGCGCGCGGCTGTCGTAGGCGACGACGTCGAATCCGCGTGGCACGAAACGCTCGATGAGCCCGAGCCCGCTCGCGCGCGTGTCGGCGACCCCGTGCAGGTAGACGAGCGTGCCGCGCCGCTGGCCGACGGCCGCGCACTGCCAGCCCCGCAGCACGACGTCGGCGCCGTTCCACTCGCGTTCGAGGCACCCGGCCGGCGGTGCGAGCGAGGCGCCGAGTCGAAGCGGACGGAGCAGCGCGTTTGCGCCTATTGCCGGGAGCGCGGACACGAACCCGGCGCCGAAAGCGAACAAGACCGCGAGGAGGACGAGCCGGAGTCGCCAGACGCGGCGCCCGGCACGCGGCCTGCCCGTCGGTTGGCGGATCTCGGTCGTCGAATTGCGTCGTACGAAGGGCATCGTGGTCATGGGCACCCTGGGCGGTCGGGCCGCCCGGCGCCAGTCGGTTCATAACACGGAGTCGGGATCGGTGTCCCGCTCAGGCTCTGGCGTCGCGCCACCACGCGAGCTGTCGCGGTGCGACGCGACGCATCGCCCGAACCAGCGCCAGCGTGCGCTCGAAACGGCGCTCGCTCGTCTCATCCCACGCAAAGCCGTACAGCGCGCGAATCGACGGGGGCAGCAGGCCGAGTGCGAGGCGTTCGTGCGCCGCAGACAACGGCACGGGGAGGCCGGCGGCCCGCGGGCGCAGGATCGCCCGGGCCAGCGTGCGTGCCGGCGCGACGACGTGGAGCGTGCCGCGCCGTTCGACGTCGGCCAGGTGCGCCTGAAGGGCGGTCCACGTGCGAGGGACCGTGTCGGGATCGCCGCCGAGATCGAGCAGCGTGGCCGACGCCTCCTCGCACAGTGCATCGACCTCGTCCGGGCCGAGCGGGCCGACGAGCCGCGTGTACATCTCGACCGACGAGTCGAGGAGCGTCGCGTGGACCCAGAGCAGCAGCGCCGGGTCTTCCGCCGAGTAGCGTGCGCCGGCTGGGAAGATGCCGGCATCGTCGCTGAGCGTG includes:
- a CDS encoding alpha/beta fold hydrolase translates to MTTMPFVRRNSTTEIRQPTGRPRAGRRVWRLRLVLLAVLFAFGAGFVSALPAIGANALLRPLRLGASLAPPAGCLEREWNGADVVLRGWQCAAVGQRRGTLVYLHGVADTRASGLGLIERFVPRGFDVVAYDSRAHGESEGDACTYGFYEKQDLRRVLDTLPSGPIVLFGASLGGAVALQAAEDAPRVSAIVAIEPFADLETIVRERAPFFLTEGMFQRALRIAEQKGRFEVRAVSPERAAAGITAPVLLVHGANDVETRPEHSQRVFEALGGGKRLIVVPGAGHNATLRPAVWDEATRWIDAVVPPA
- a CDS encoding DUF2236 domain-containing protein; translation: MTSASPLWRVSAERLVVLGWSRAILMQLAHPLVATGVVSHSAYRGGSLQAAVRLHHTVDAMLALTFGDEARRRATVERIIAIHRRVHGTLSDDAGIFPAGARYSAEDPALLLWVHATLLDSSVEMYTRLVGPLGPDEVDALCEEASATLLDLGGDPDTVPRTWTALQAHLADVERRGTLHVVAPARTLARAILRPRAAGLPVPLSAAHERLALGLLPPSIRALYGFAWDETSERRFERTLALVRAMRRVAPRQLAWWRDARA